Proteins found in one Planococcus citri chromosome 2, ihPlaCitr1.1, whole genome shotgun sequence genomic segment:
- the LOC135834086 gene encoding lipopolysaccharide-induced tumor necrosis factor-alpha factor homolog, which produces MKNHLEDSYQPAFNPSAYNPNAPPPYPYSNQQMPQPQPSVTMSTQPQPGFHQQPAAQAQYTLAPFHLGESSVRMVCPNCRKEIMTNVATECSTKQHIIALIMCLSGMLTLCSCLPYCCNDCSLYKHSCPSCRMHIGSYSP; this is translated from the coding sequence ATGAAGAATCATCTTGAGGATAGTTATCAACCGGCATTCAACCCATCAGCATATAATCCCAATGCTCCGCCACCTTATCCGTATTCGAATCAGCAGATGCCTCAGCCTCAACCTAGTGTCACGATGAGTACTCAACCCCAACCAGGTTTCCATCAACAACCTGCAGCTCAGGCTCAGTATACTTTAGCACCGTTTCACTTGGGTGAAAGTTCAGTTCGTATGGTGTGTCCAAATTGCCGCAAGGAAATAATGACGAATGTGGCGACTGAGTGCTCGACGAAGCAGCACATAATAGCTCTGATCATGTGTTTGAGTGGAATGCTCACATTGTGCTCATGTCTGCCGTACTGCTGCAATGATTGCAGTCTGTACAAACATTCCTGTCCGAGCTGTCGCATGCATATTGGATCATACAGCCCGTGA